The proteins below are encoded in one region of Rhinolophus sinicus isolate RSC01 linkage group LG07, ASM3656204v1, whole genome shotgun sequence:
- the LOC141572814 gene encoding HIG1 domain family member 1C, which yields MSSDTQWSADEDEGQLSRLIRKSRDSPFVPIGIAGFMTVMSYGLYKLKYRRDQKISIHLIHMRVAAQGFIVGAVTLGVLYFMYKDFIRT from the coding sequence atgtcttcagatacCCAGTGGTCAGCAGATGAGGACGAAGGCCAACTATCCCGACTGATCAGGAAATCTAGAGACTCCCCCTTTGTTCCCATAGGGATAGCAGGCTTTATGACTGTGATGTCCTACGGTCTTTACAAGTTAAAGTACAGAAGAGATCAGAAAATATCCATTCATCTTATTCATATGAGAGTTGCTGCCCAAGGATTTATTGTGGGAGCTGTGACTCTAGGTGTTCTCTATTTTATGTATAAGGATTTCATCAGAACTTGA